A window from Salvelinus sp. IW2-2015 linkage group LG5, ASM291031v2, whole genome shotgun sequence encodes these proteins:
- the LOC139027761 gene encoding uncharacterized protein isoform X5 — MRVGVPIFLFLAAAGFHTALTASLESAEKEDTFGEEVGLEQLSNLQKRDQEEFEAAQMSEAVQDENTEEENDTLEEGMNRDGNVEADQHESESDEDVDCMRQKREHLEANVEEADETTNLAEVE; from the exons ATGAGAGTCGGAGTGCCCATATTCCTCTTTTTGGCTGCAGCAGGATTCCATACTG CTCTGACCGCATCCTTGGAATCGGCAGAAAAAGAAGACACATTTGGTGAGGAAG TGGGGCTGGAGCAGCTAAGCAACCTGCAAAAGAGAG ATCAGGAGGAGTTTGAAGCAGCTCAAATGAGTG AGGCTGTTCAAGATGAAAATACTG AGGAGGAGAATGACACTCTGGAAGAGGGCATGA ACAGAGACGGAAACGTTGAGGCAGACCAACATG AGTCTGAGTCTGATGAGGATGTAGATT GTATGAGGCAAAAGCGAG AACACCTCGAAGCCAACGTTGAAGAAGCAGATGAGACTACGAATTTAG CTGAGGTAGAGTGA
- the LOC139027761 gene encoding uncharacterized protein isoform X1 translates to MRVGVPIFLFLAAAGFHTALTASLESAEKEDTFGEEVGLEQLSNLQKRDQEEFEAAQMSATDDAHSEDVQYLEAVQDENTEEENDTLEEGMTDRDGNVEADQHESESDEDVDCMRQKREHLEANVEEADETTNLAEVE, encoded by the exons ATGAGAGTCGGAGTGCCCATATTCCTCTTTTTGGCTGCAGCAGGATTCCATACTG CTCTGACCGCATCCTTGGAATCGGCAGAAAAAGAAGACACATTTGGTGAGGAAG TGGGGCTGGAGCAGCTAAGCAACCTGCAAAAGAGAG ATCAGGAGGAGTTTGAAGCAGCTCAAATGAGTG CCACAGATGATGCACACAGTGAGGATGTACAGTACTTGG AGGCTGTTCAAGATGAAAATACTG AGGAGGAGAATGACACTCTGGAAGAGGGCATGA CAGACAGAGACGGAAACGTTGAGGCAGACCAACATG AGTCTGAGTCTGATGAGGATGTAGATT GTATGAGGCAAAAGCGAG AACACCTCGAAGCCAACGTTGAAGAAGCAGATGAGACTACGAATTTAG CTGAGGTAGAGTGA
- the LOC139027761 gene encoding tripartite motif-containing protein 44-like isoform X6, whose translation MRVGVPIFLFLAAAGFHTALTASLESAEKEDTFVGLEQLSNLQKRDQEEFEAAQMSEAVQDENTEEENDTLEEGMTDRDGNVEADQHESESDEDVDCMRQKREHLEANVEEADETTNLAEVE comes from the exons ATGAGAGTCGGAGTGCCCATATTCCTCTTTTTGGCTGCAGCAGGATTCCATACTG CTCTGACCGCATCCTTGGAATCGGCAGAAAAAGAAGACACATTTG TGGGGCTGGAGCAGCTAAGCAACCTGCAAAAGAGAG ATCAGGAGGAGTTTGAAGCAGCTCAAATGAGTG AGGCTGTTCAAGATGAAAATACTG AGGAGGAGAATGACACTCTGGAAGAGGGCATGA CAGACAGAGACGGAAACGTTGAGGCAGACCAACATG AGTCTGAGTCTGATGAGGATGTAGATT GTATGAGGCAAAAGCGAG AACACCTCGAAGCCAACGTTGAAGAAGCAGATGAGACTACGAATTTAG CTGAGGTAGAGTGA
- the LOC139027761 gene encoding uncharacterized protein isoform X3 produces the protein MRVGVPIFLFLAAAGFHTALTASLESAEKEDTFVGLEQLSNLQKRDQEEFEAAQMSATDDAHSEDVQYLEAVQDENTEEENDTLEEGMTDRDGNVEADQHESESDEDVDCMRQKREHLEANVEEADETTNLAEVE, from the exons ATGAGAGTCGGAGTGCCCATATTCCTCTTTTTGGCTGCAGCAGGATTCCATACTG CTCTGACCGCATCCTTGGAATCGGCAGAAAAAGAAGACACATTTG TGGGGCTGGAGCAGCTAAGCAACCTGCAAAAGAGAG ATCAGGAGGAGTTTGAAGCAGCTCAAATGAGTG CCACAGATGATGCACACAGTGAGGATGTACAGTACTTGG AGGCTGTTCAAGATGAAAATACTG AGGAGGAGAATGACACTCTGGAAGAGGGCATGA CAGACAGAGACGGAAACGTTGAGGCAGACCAACATG AGTCTGAGTCTGATGAGGATGTAGATT GTATGAGGCAAAAGCGAG AACACCTCGAAGCCAACGTTGAAGAAGCAGATGAGACTACGAATTTAG CTGAGGTAGAGTGA
- the LOC139027761 gene encoding uncharacterized protein isoform X4 yields MRVGVPIFLFLAAAGFHTALTASLESAEKEDTFGEEVGLEQLSNLQKRDQEEFEAAQMSEAVQDENTEEENDTLEEGMTDRDGNVEADQHESESDEDVDCMRQKREHLEANVEEADETTNLAEVE; encoded by the exons ATGAGAGTCGGAGTGCCCATATTCCTCTTTTTGGCTGCAGCAGGATTCCATACTG CTCTGACCGCATCCTTGGAATCGGCAGAAAAAGAAGACACATTTGGTGAGGAAG TGGGGCTGGAGCAGCTAAGCAACCTGCAAAAGAGAG ATCAGGAGGAGTTTGAAGCAGCTCAAATGAGTG AGGCTGTTCAAGATGAAAATACTG AGGAGGAGAATGACACTCTGGAAGAGGGCATGA CAGACAGAGACGGAAACGTTGAGGCAGACCAACATG AGTCTGAGTCTGATGAGGATGTAGATT GTATGAGGCAAAAGCGAG AACACCTCGAAGCCAACGTTGAAGAAGCAGATGAGACTACGAATTTAG CTGAGGTAGAGTGA
- the LOC139027761 gene encoding uncharacterized protein isoform X2: protein MRVGVPIFLFLAAAGFHTALTASLESAEKEDTFGEEVGLEQLSNLQKRDQEEFEAAQMSATDDAHSEDVQYLEAVQDENTEEENDTLEEGMNRDGNVEADQHESESDEDVDCMRQKREHLEANVEEADETTNLAEVE from the exons ATGAGAGTCGGAGTGCCCATATTCCTCTTTTTGGCTGCAGCAGGATTCCATACTG CTCTGACCGCATCCTTGGAATCGGCAGAAAAAGAAGACACATTTGGTGAGGAAG TGGGGCTGGAGCAGCTAAGCAACCTGCAAAAGAGAG ATCAGGAGGAGTTTGAAGCAGCTCAAATGAGTG CCACAGATGATGCACACAGTGAGGATGTACAGTACTTGG AGGCTGTTCAAGATGAAAATACTG AGGAGGAGAATGACACTCTGGAAGAGGGCATGA ACAGAGACGGAAACGTTGAGGCAGACCAACATG AGTCTGAGTCTGATGAGGATGTAGATT GTATGAGGCAAAAGCGAG AACACCTCGAAGCCAACGTTGAAGAAGCAGATGAGACTACGAATTTAG CTGAGGTAGAGTGA